Proteins co-encoded in one Syntrophorhabdaceae bacterium genomic window:
- the nrdD gene encoding anaerobic ribonucleoside-triphosphate reductase produces the protein METTDLNLFVRTSEESISDWDRSKITDALIRETLIDRDTADQISKEAEQMIRKSGIQVITAPLIRELVNARLIEKGLESTRKMHTRLGMPLYDVDSLILHPNKENANVPHGPEATNLTLAEGIKKEYALLSVFSQEVADAHMNGDVHLHDLGFVDRPYCSGQSLEYIKKFGLDLPHSLSMAKPAKHPEVLLAHLVKFAAALQSHFAGAIGWDAINIFFAPYIEGMSDNDVKQLSQMLIFEFSQQAVARGGQAIFTDINIYWEVPKHFVNVPAIGPSGKFTGKTYGEYEKEAQRFAWSLFEVFKEGDGAGRPFFFPKPIVHITEKFFRTDGYMDFLNLICEVAAEKGNTYYVFDRGETAKISECCRLSFKLEERDLLDAREPWRMRYCALQNVSLNLPRLAYMAKRDDTKLFNLLTDRFVLAVKAHKEKRAFMEKLLSLGENGPLALLAMNRDGMPYLRFNLASHLVGMVGLNEMVQIHTGEEMHESKKALKFGLRVIAHMNLLTDKIRRQESMKIVLEQTPAESTSYRFARLDLRYFSPASGRVVKGDIASGEVYYTNSTHLNVKYAMNPIERVTTEGLFHPLIEAGSISHLWLGEAQPSREAIADFVIKTFRNTTNDQIAFSPEFTTCNKCHRTSRGLSDTCSYCGSADVDGITRITGYFTKVSSWNKGKLGELKDRHRNIEYFSEKRKAVNE, from the coding sequence ATGGAAACAACGGATTTAAATCTTTTTGTAAGGACATCAGAGGAAAGTATATCCGATTGGGATCGTTCAAAAATAACTGACGCGCTCATTCGGGAGACCCTCATCGATCGTGATACGGCGGACCAAATCAGCAAGGAAGCTGAGCAGATGATCCGGAAATCCGGTATCCAGGTAATTACCGCCCCCCTGATCAGGGAGCTTGTCAATGCGCGACTCATTGAAAAGGGGCTTGAATCCACGCGGAAGATGCATACGAGGCTCGGAATGCCTCTTTATGATGTGGACAGCCTGATCCTTCATCCGAACAAGGAAAATGCAAACGTGCCCCATGGGCCGGAGGCCACGAACCTGACGCTCGCCGAAGGTATCAAGAAGGAATATGCCCTTCTGTCGGTTTTTTCGCAGGAAGTCGCGGACGCACACATGAACGGTGATGTCCATCTTCACGATCTCGGATTTGTGGACAGGCCCTATTGCAGCGGCCAGTCGCTCGAATATATCAAGAAGTTTGGTCTGGACCTGCCTCATTCGCTCTCCATGGCAAAGCCTGCCAAGCATCCTGAGGTGCTTCTTGCCCATCTCGTCAAGTTTGCAGCGGCTCTTCAGAGCCATTTTGCCGGCGCCATCGGATGGGATGCGATTAATATCTTTTTTGCCCCCTACATTGAAGGCATGAGCGACAACGATGTGAAGCAGCTTTCTCAGATGCTTATCTTTGAATTCTCGCAGCAGGCGGTTGCACGGGGCGGGCAGGCGATCTTCACCGATATCAACATTTACTGGGAAGTTCCCAAACATTTTGTCAATGTTCCGGCCATCGGACCGAGCGGCAAATTTACCGGCAAGACGTACGGCGAATATGAGAAAGAGGCGCAACGATTTGCCTGGAGCCTCTTCGAAGTCTTCAAGGAAGGTGACGGCGCGGGCAGGCCATTCTTCTTCCCCAAACCCATCGTTCATATCACGGAGAAGTTTTTCCGTACCGACGGCTATATGGATTTTCTCAATCTCATTTGTGAAGTGGCCGCCGAGAAGGGGAACACCTACTATGTCTTTGACAGGGGTGAGACGGCAAAGATATCGGAATGCTGCCGCTTAAGCTTCAAACTCGAGGAACGTGACCTTCTCGATGCCAGGGAGCCCTGGAGGATGCGCTACTGCGCGCTGCAGAACGTCTCGCTTAACCTTCCGAGGCTTGCATACATGGCAAAGAGGGATGATACGAAGCTTTTCAATCTGCTCACGGATAGGTTTGTCCTGGCGGTGAAAGCCCACAAGGAGAAGAGGGCTTTTATGGAGAAACTCCTCTCCTTGGGTGAGAACGGGCCCCTTGCCCTTCTCGCCATGAATCGCGACGGCATGCCCTATCTCAGGTTCAACCTTGCATCTCACCTGGTGGGCATGGTGGGGCTCAACGAGATGGTGCAGATCCACACCGGTGAGGAGATGCACGAGTCGAAGAAAGCGCTCAAGTTCGGCTTGAGAGTGATAGCCCACATGAACCTTCTTACCGATAAGATACGAAGGCAGGAAAGCATGAAGATCGTCCTGGAACAGACCCCTGCCGAGAGCACCAGTTACCGGTTTGCGAGGCTCGATCTGAGGTATTTCTCCCCGGCATCAGGAAGGGTTGTGAAAGGCGATATCGCTTCAGGTGAGGTATATTACACCAACTCAACGCACCTCAATGTGAAGTACGCCATGAATCCAATCGAGCGGGTGACCACAGAAGGGCTTTTCCATCCTCTGATTGAGGCCGGTTCCATTTCTCATCTCTGGCTTGGAGAGGCTCAACCCTCACGCGAAGCCATTGCGGATTTTGTGATAAAGACCTTTAGGAACACAACGAACGACCAGATAGCCTTTTCTCCCGAGTTTACGACCTGTAACAAGTGCCATCGCACGTCCCGTGGTCTTTCGGACACCTGTTCGTATTGCGGCTCAGCCGATGTGGACGGCATAACGAGGATCACCGGATACTTTACCAAAGTATCGAGCTGGAACAAGGGCAAACTGGGTGAACTCAAAGACCGCCACAGAAATATCGAGTATTTCTCCGAGAAGAGAAAAGCAGTCAACGAATAG
- a CDS encoding thioredoxin family protein, with the protein MGIVKIFYKDDCPMCPMAKKLRDTLQEQNVAVNDFNVGTTDGLAEATFYRVMALPTILIEDEAENSVQEWRGSVPHIDEVMNVVQRA; encoded by the coding sequence ATGGGTATTGTAAAGATTTTCTACAAAGATGATTGTCCGATGTGTCCGATGGCTAAGAAGCTCAGAGATACCCTTCAGGAACAAAACGTTGCAGTAAATGATTTTAACGTGGGTACGACCGACGGGCTCGCTGAGGCGACGTTCTACCGTGTCATGGCCCTGCCCACGATTCTCATCGAAGACGAAGCGGAGAACTCTGTTCAGGAGTGGAGGGGGAGTGTGCCGCACATCGACGAGGTCATGAATGTCGTGCAAAGGGCTTAA
- a CDS encoding anaerobic ribonucleoside-triphosphate reductase activating protein, whose amino-acid sequence MSCKGLNPPVKGFIDTSFLDWKGHLSSVIFLGGCNFRCPFCHNKDLVIDHQAMEDMPVEYIVAHFRKYKDWIDRVVITGGEPTISMELFGLIGKLKSEGLFVKLDTNGSNPSIVKGLVKDGLVDYVAMDVKGPVDRYERWCGVPVDQELIRESIAFLMENTVDYEFRMTVVPFLHREVDIYEVASLIRGARRFFIQEFRPESTLNPAYTRIRPFPPDKIARIKSRVARIMSRDERLDKAPVRQYEIANQKSHAITHDQLPS is encoded by the coding sequence ATGTCGTGCAAAGGGCTTAATCCCCCCGTAAAAGGGTTTATAGATACAAGCTTTCTGGACTGGAAGGGCCACCTCTCTTCGGTGATCTTCCTTGGCGGATGCAATTTCCGGTGTCCGTTCTGTCACAACAAGGACCTCGTCATAGACCATCAGGCCATGGAAGACATGCCTGTGGAATATATTGTGGCCCATTTCAGGAAATACAAGGACTGGATCGACAGGGTGGTTATTACAGGCGGGGAGCCCACCATCAGCATGGAACTCTTCGGCTTGATCGGCAAGCTGAAGAGCGAGGGTCTTTTTGTCAAACTCGACACGAACGGATCAAACCCCTCAATCGTCAAAGGTCTTGTGAAAGACGGCCTCGTTGATTATGTGGCCATGGACGTCAAGGGGCCCGTTGATCGTTACGAGCGCTGGTGCGGTGTGCCCGTCGACCAAGAATTGATACGGGAGAGCATCGCATTTCTTATGGAAAATACGGTAGACTACGAGTTCCGGATGACGGTTGTGCCCTTTCTCCATCGCGAAGTAGATATTTATGAAGTCGCCTCTCTGATTCGAGGCGCCAGGAGGTTCTTCATCCAGGAATTCAGGCCCGAATCCACCCTGAACCCTGCGTATACGCGCATCCGGCCTTTCCCACCCGATAAAATTGCCAGGATCAAATCCCGCGTGGCCCGTATCATGTCTCGTGATGAGCGGCTCGACAAAGCCCCGGTCCGGCAATATGAGATCGCCAACCAAAAGTCCCACGCGATCACGCACGATCAGCTTCCTTCATGA
- the rpoD gene encoding RNA polymerase sigma factor RpoD, producing MSIKNHSEIKHLVDMGMEKGYLTPDEINDVLPQNIFTAEDIEDIFDFLSEANIDIVETIKEKIETPEEETQEWGEVERFPSERTDNIIWAYLKDIGRVSLLTSEEEYTIAKRIEDGERKIRNLLFDLPHAIHELQEISSHLKKDTVNIIDIIKNIDEMNYTKKDEEKYKKKTISLINSIRSYHDKKEAMQKSLTGRVSEATKKQNEKKLKGIEQKIEESLINLNLNKKVLEEIIRKIGKQLKFMDDKEVKKVKRRLMEIGEIENGLKTVKNRLIQANLRLVINIAKKYLNRGLSFLDLIQEGNMGLMKAAEKYDYQKGYKFSTYSTWWIRQAITRAIADYARTIRVPVHVLETMNKITKVTISLFQELGREPNLEEISFKAGLPLEKVRKIMKVSNEPISIETPIGDDESKLGDFIADPKSPSPFNELVGISLKEEIDKVLSTLTPREEKVIRMRLGIGEKTDYTLEEVGEVFGLTRERIRQIEAKALRKLKHPSRRKRLDSFLE from the coding sequence ATGAGCATAAAAAATCACAGTGAAATTAAACATCTCGTCGATATGGGTATGGAGAAAGGCTATCTCACCCCGGACGAGATCAACGATGTATTACCTCAGAACATCTTTACCGCCGAAGATATTGAGGATATCTTCGATTTTCTTTCTGAAGCCAACATAGACATAGTCGAAACCATTAAGGAAAAGATCGAAACCCCTGAAGAGGAGACACAGGAGTGGGGAGAGGTCGAGCGGTTCCCGTCCGAGAGAACGGACAACATCATCTGGGCATACTTAAAGGACATCGGAAGGGTCTCGCTGCTCACCTCTGAAGAGGAGTATACGATCGCTAAGAGGATCGAAGACGGCGAACGTAAGATTCGCAACCTTCTTTTCGACCTTCCTCATGCGATTCACGAGCTGCAGGAAATCTCCTCCCATCTGAAGAAGGACACCGTCAACATCATAGATATCATTAAGAATATCGATGAAATGAACTATACCAAGAAAGACGAGGAGAAGTACAAGAAAAAGACCATCTCGCTTATTAACTCGATAAGGAGCTACCACGATAAAAAAGAGGCCATGCAGAAGAGTTTGACCGGAAGGGTGAGCGAGGCTACGAAGAAACAGAACGAGAAGAAACTCAAGGGCATTGAACAAAAGATTGAGGAGTCCCTGATCAATCTCAACCTTAACAAGAAGGTCCTCGAAGAAATCATCAGAAAGATAGGCAAACAGCTGAAATTCATGGATGACAAAGAAGTAAAAAAGGTCAAAAGAAGACTCATGGAGATCGGCGAGATCGAAAACGGCCTCAAGACCGTGAAGAACAGGCTTATCCAGGCGAATCTTAGGCTCGTCATCAATATCGCAAAAAAATACCTGAACAGGGGTCTCTCCTTTCTCGACCTTATTCAGGAAGGCAACATGGGGCTCATGAAGGCCGCGGAAAAATACGATTACCAGAAGGGTTACAAATTCTCCACCTATTCCACGTGGTGGATACGACAGGCCATAACCAGGGCGATCGCCGATTACGCCAGAACCATCAGGGTCCCTGTCCACGTCCTGGAGACCATGAACAAGATCACCAAGGTGACGATCTCGCTGTTTCAAGAGCTGGGAAGAGAACCGAACCTCGAAGAGATATCGTTTAAAGCCGGGCTCCCCTTAGAAAAAGTGCGGAAGATTATGAAGGTCTCCAACGAGCCGATCTCCATAGAGACACCCATCGGCGACGACGAATCCAAGCTCGGCGATTTCATAGCCGATCCCAAATCCCCCTCCCCCTTCAACGAGCTGGTGGGCATTTCCCTGAAGGAGGAGATAGACAAAGTGCTCTCGACGCTCACCCCGCGGGAGGAAAAGGTCATCAGGATGCGCCTTGGAATCGGGGAAAAGACCGATTACACCCTCGAAGAGGTGGGCGAAGTATTCGGACTGACCCGTGAGCGTATCAGACAGATCGAAGCAAAGGCACTACGAAAACTCAAACACCCGTCACGACGCAAACGTCTCGACAGCTTCCTGGAATAG
- a CDS encoding universal stress protein: protein MFKKVLCAVDFSEFTDQIVGYAVNIAKKFDAALHMIHVIPNLTYYTPYESFLTPENLVAVEKNMEKGVDKDFDKIIKKIDIPVKKTVRTGITFVEIIDYVKAESIDLIVMGTHGRSGIEHILIGSVAEKVVRKSPCPVLTIRPKNLQFRMP from the coding sequence ATGTTTAAGAAGGTTCTCTGCGCCGTGGACTTTTCCGAATTTACCGATCAGATCGTCGGGTATGCCGTGAATATCGCAAAGAAATTTGACGCAGCCCTGCACATGATCCATGTAATCCCCAACCTCACCTATTACACGCCTTACGAATCCTTTCTCACCCCGGAGAACCTGGTGGCCGTGGAAAAGAACATGGAGAAGGGGGTGGACAAAGATTTCGATAAGATTATCAAGAAGATAGACATTCCTGTGAAGAAGACCGTGAGAACCGGTATAACCTTCGTAGAAATCATAGATTACGTAAAAGCCGAATCTATCGACCTTATCGTCATGGGCACCCACGGGAGAAGCGGGATCGAGCATATCCTCATCGGGAGCGTCGCCGAGAAGGTTGTCCGGAAATCGCCCTGTCCGGTGCTTACCATACGGCCCAAGAACCTGCAGTTCAGAATGCCATAG
- the radA gene encoding DNA repair protein RadA: MAKKTVFVCENCGYETFKWMGRCPKCMNWDTMREFTPAETTSRHEKQKPVLVSDDDVTEERIILGIDEMDRVLGGGITMGSAILLGGDPGIGKTTLCFEIASKMVRLGLKVLYVSGEESLKQLAGRKKRLQLNGAFPFLVTNQLDDILDAASATRYDLIIIDSIQSIYNTKLPMLAGSVSQIKDVSSRLTMELKAMDTTMIVIGHVTKEGAIAGPKILEHTVDTVLYFEGDKMLPYRMLRAIKNRFGPVDEVGIFQMTRDGLVSVENPSQFFVSERDEMASGSTLFPYMSGSRPIILEVQAITQKTNFSMPRRLSLGYDVNRLFILISVIEKAIGKSLFDRDIYVNITGGMKVNEPAVDLCVAASILSSYKDVNLGRHAAFFGEVGLTGEVRKIVYMDVRIKECLRLGVKKIFCPKGVEPIDGTDVVPLRNLKELYEHIA, from the coding sequence GAAGAAGACCGTTTTTGTGTGCGAAAACTGCGGGTATGAAACATTCAAATGGATGGGCAGATGCCCCAAATGCATGAACTGGGACACCATGAGGGAATTCACCCCTGCCGAGACCACGAGCCGTCATGAAAAGCAGAAGCCCGTCCTGGTTTCGGATGATGACGTGACGGAAGAGAGGATCATCCTGGGGATCGATGAGATGGACCGGGTGCTCGGTGGCGGCATCACCATGGGCTCGGCCATCCTGCTCGGAGGAGATCCGGGCATTGGAAAAACCACCCTCTGTTTTGAGATCGCGTCAAAAATGGTCCGCCTCGGGCTCAAGGTGCTCTACGTGTCCGGCGAAGAATCGTTGAAACAGCTTGCAGGAAGAAAAAAGAGGCTGCAGCTCAACGGCGCCTTTCCCTTCCTCGTGACGAATCAACTAGATGACATCCTCGATGCGGCCTCTGCCACGCGATACGACCTCATCATCATCGATTCCATCCAGTCTATCTACAACACAAAGCTGCCCATGCTTGCGGGCAGCGTGAGTCAGATCAAGGATGTCTCGTCGAGACTTACCATGGAACTCAAGGCTATGGACACAACCATGATCGTCATCGGCCATGTGACAAAAGAAGGGGCCATCGCCGGACCTAAAATCCTTGAGCATACGGTGGACACAGTTCTCTACTTTGAAGGTGACAAGATGCTCCCCTACAGGATGTTAAGGGCAATCAAGAACAGATTCGGCCCCGTGGATGAGGTGGGCATATTTCAAATGACACGGGACGGACTTGTAAGCGTTGAAAACCCTTCGCAATTCTTTGTGTCGGAGCGGGATGAAATGGCCTCGGGGAGCACGCTTTTCCCGTACATGAGCGGTTCACGCCCCATTATTCTCGAGGTGCAGGCCATCACCCAGAAGACGAACTTTTCCATGCCGCGCCGGCTCTCTCTTGGATACGACGTGAACAGGCTCTTCATCCTCATATCGGTTATCGAAAAAGCGATCGGAAAGTCCCTCTTCGACAGGGATATTTACGTGAATATTACAGGTGGCATGAAGGTGAACGAGCCCGCGGTGGACCTCTGCGTGGCCGCGTCGATCCTGTCGAGCTACAAAGATGTGAACCTGGGCCGACATGCGGCCTTTTTCGGAGAGGTGGGACTGACCGGCGAGGTCCGTAAAATAGTCTACATGGATGTGCGAATCAAAGAATGTCTCCGCCTTGGCGTCAAAAAGATATTCTGCCCCAAAGGGGTCGAGCCGATTGATGGCACAGACGTCGTTCCTCTCAGGAACTTAAAAGAGCTCTACGAACATATCGCCTGA